A stretch of DNA from Globicephala melas chromosome 19, mGloMel1.2, whole genome shotgun sequence:
ctgctccaggcgTGTGTGGTCCACACAGTGGGGCATCTGTGAAGTGTTCCCAGGACTCGGGCACACTTTCAACGTACGTGCAGCATATGAGAGCGTCCAGTTTCCAGAATTGCTCCTCCACGTGTGAAGGTGGTTTTACGTGTTGAAGGGAAAACTGGGTGTCACATATCGTGTCCTTTGACGTGTTTTCTTCGCGATCCGTTTTCCCGACCAGGGTGAAAACTGtggcagaaaatacaaagaggtctTTCCAGGGTGTTTTAGACGCAAGCCCCGTGCAGAAGTCACACGAGAGGGGTGTGGGATTCCACCCCCTCTGGGTACTTTTctaggctctcatcaccgagcgcTGAGTTTGGCAGGGGcccccagagaaggaaaatgagaaatgggcAACTTTCTCTGCAATCCGTCCTCCTAAGGGGAATAGAGGGAGTGTGTCCTCTGTGTGTCCAATGCCCTATGTCATCTGGCGAGGGTATCCTTTGGAGCTGAGAAACGGAAGCTCAAATTAACCTAAGCGGCTAAGACgctcagtgtgtgtgttttgggggtgtggggtgtgtgtgggggtactCTTTGGTCCAGAGCCGAGGTCTCTGCACGTCCAGTCCAGTTCCCCACGCCAGCCCTGATGGGCACGGAGTCTCTTTGTCCAAGACACACCAAGGAAGACAGAGCCAGAATAAAGTCAACAGCTTTTATTACAAGTCACAGATTTCATAGAAAAAGGGATGTAGCGTCAGGTCCGGTTGTATGAAAAACGGTAAAATGCAGGTTTGTCCTGGTTGCTCTGTGGACACCCGGGGCAGGCTCTCCGCGACATCAGGCACAGCAGCTGCACTTGTCCGAGGCCCCTTTGCAGacgcagccctgggcacacttggcgcagccctgggcacacttggcgcagcccacggggcagcaggagcagcagcctggggaggcaAGGGCAGCGTGCAGTCGGACCACGCGTTGTCCGGAACCACCCTTCCCAgcagcaggcctggccccagccgcCCTCGGGCCCAGACCCTGAGTTTACGATGGTGTCCTCTGTCCTGAGGTAATTGCTCTCAGACACTAGGTTCAGGTTGCCCGGCCCATCTGTGCCCAGGACAGGGCACAGCGCCTTGGAGAGACAGTGAGCAGggcctctggggacaggagaaagccagcccccagcaccaccagTGATGTGAGCCAAGTCCTCAGGATCAAAGTGGAGGCAAAGCCCGCACAGAGCAGCTCCCGCTCGGGATAGGGAAGCTCTGGGCTGCTTCGACAGGGAGGGGCTGCACCAGGTCCGAGAAGCCACGCACGGCCACTGGTTCCTGTCCCTAAAGTGCTTCAGTCCCTGAGAGGAGTCGGAAGCGGgactcagga
This window harbors:
- the LOC132593972 gene encoding metallothionein-1E-like translates to MDPKCSCPTGGSCGCAGSCTCTCKACRCASCKKSCCSCCPVGCAKCAQGCAKCAQGCVCKGASDKCSCCA